In the genome of Thermodesulfovibrio thiophilus DSM 17215, the window TGATATAGAAAAGCTTTCACCTCAGAAGGCTTTAAAAAAATTGAAGGAACTTAAGGAGATGATAAAAAGTGATTAAAGCTGGACTCACAGGTAATATTGGAATGGGAAAAAGCACAGTAGCAGAACTTTTTCGCAAAGTGGGTGTTTATGTTATAAATACTGACCACATTGTAGATGAACTTTTCAATCAACCTGATATAGTTGATGAAATAAAAAAACTTTTTGGCGAAGATGCATTAACTGATGGTAAAGTTAACAAAAATTATATAGCCCGGATAGTCTTTGAAAATCCTCAGATGCGAATTTATCTTGAAAATATTCTACATCCAAAAGTTTTTGAACGAATTGATGAGATAATAAAAAACATTCCAACTCATGGAGAACCATCAATTGTGCTGATTGAAGCTCCACTTATTTTTGAAAGAGGCTATCAAAACAGGTTTGATGTCATAATTACAGTATA includes:
- the coaE gene encoding dephospho-CoA kinase (Dephospho-CoA kinase (CoaE) performs the final step in coenzyme A biosynthesis.); protein product: MIKAGLTGNIGMGKSTVAELFRKVGVYVINTDHIVDELFNQPDIVDEIKKLFGEDALTDGKVNKNYIARIVFENPQMRIYLENILHPKVFERIDEIIKNIPTHGEPSIVLIEAPLIFERGYQNRFDVIITVYTPEETALERLEKKGMSKEEAKKRLKSQFPIEMKKSKSDYIIDNSGTVEETKVQVEKIFQELITLERKYAGN